The proteins below are encoded in one region of Deltaproteobacteria bacterium:
- a CDS encoding tetratricopeptide repeat protein, with product MNQAVSRSMPVWKIVVFFLVLFLFVDLLVPGPVVSYEWMDVIQDNSPLLVPSEILKRPVPELSGTGPSLLFQKLQKEWFLRKRYVALGNDKLSDLLLNRIHEQLVDLGAIRVRTFAASLLREADFLSLQGDYQKALSLCRKAEDFAGDLPETHWKLAELLWRQSPANLFRVLEEAFRTGKSLVLSFEFAALLIMDGLFLLLMAGVVFFGVFYLVVLLRYGRMLYHDLYELLPGDPSRAGLLIIMACLLSAPLLLGGGLFGVCVLWLILLWSYSGRKERFIHLFFLFFLLVTPLWTDMLQRGVEHLSSDRMQSILGHRDGDADDAAVAGLARLTEQFPKDDAAFFMLGTAYKKRGEYAKAKKVLEKAIHQNGNEADYYNNLGNVYYAMRNLKKAVEMYNEAIALDPREAAFHFNLSAVQRELFLLDKSDSEYFKARKLNPAEVSYYVKILGPNYNRMVIDTVLPDRNLWNGFFKTLFSVGPADRSQGGVLKKIIVRGGLVLLILPVALLLHLLRRFRGYSRRCGKCGVVFCRKCQSHRRREAICSQCAYIFGKGAGVDVKMRTRKIIEILSYKERKVEKGRILGILIPGGGHIYFGRPVTGFVILFLVVCLLVSGFFRSILPPGVMVFEAVPWSRHLWLLLPVMVVYLLSCFHLYRLQD from the coding sequence ATGAACCAGGCTGTGTCGCGGTCCATGCCGGTGTGGAAGATCGTGGTTTTCTTCCTTGTTCTCTTTTTGTTCGTCGATCTTCTGGTCCCGGGCCCTGTTGTTTCTTATGAATGGATGGATGTCATTCAGGATAATTCCCCCCTCCTGGTTCCGTCTGAAATTCTGAAACGACCCGTCCCGGAACTTTCCGGCACGGGCCCTTCGCTCCTCTTTCAGAAACTGCAAAAAGAATGGTTTCTGCGAAAACGTTACGTCGCACTGGGCAATGATAAGCTCAGCGATCTTTTGCTGAATCGTATCCATGAGCAGCTGGTCGATCTGGGAGCGATTCGAGTGCGAACTTTTGCGGCATCCTTGTTGCGTGAGGCGGATTTTCTCTCACTTCAGGGAGATTATCAGAAGGCACTGAGCCTTTGTCGTAAGGCCGAGGACTTTGCCGGAGATCTTCCCGAAACCCACTGGAAACTCGCGGAACTTCTCTGGCGGCAGAGCCCGGCAAATTTGTTCCGAGTCCTGGAGGAGGCTTTCCGGACGGGAAAGAGCCTGGTCCTTTCATTTGAATTCGCCGCACTCCTGATCATGGACGGTCTCTTTCTTCTCCTGATGGCCGGTGTTGTCTTTTTCGGGGTGTTCTATCTTGTGGTGTTGCTCCGGTATGGCCGGATGTTGTATCATGATTTGTACGAACTGCTGCCGGGCGATCCAAGCCGTGCCGGGTTGTTGATTATCATGGCTTGCCTCTTGTCCGCCCCCCTCCTGCTGGGGGGAGGACTCTTCGGTGTCTGTGTCCTCTGGCTCATCCTCCTCTGGAGTTATTCGGGCAGGAAAGAACGGTTCATCCATCTTTTCTTTTTGTTTTTTCTTCTGGTAACACCCCTCTGGACGGATATGCTGCAGAGAGGGGTGGAACATCTGTCCAGTGATCGTATGCAGTCGATTCTCGGTCATCGGGACGGAGACGCCGATGACGCAGCGGTGGCCGGTCTGGCCCGTCTGACGGAACAATTCCCAAAGGATGACGCAGCCTTTTTCATGTTGGGGACGGCTTACAAAAAACGGGGAGAGTATGCAAAGGCGAAGAAGGTTCTGGAAAAGGCGATTCATCAGAATGGGAACGAGGCGGATTATTACAATAATCTCGGGAATGTCTATTATGCTATGCGCAACCTGAAAAAGGCCGTTGAAATGTACAACGAGGCGATTGCTCTCGATCCGAGGGAGGCGGCTTTTCATTTCAATCTCAGTGCTGTCCAGCGGGAACTCTTTCTCCTCGATAAAAGTGACAGTGAGTATTTCAAAGCCCGGAAACTGAATCCTGCAGAAGTCTCCTATTATGTGAAGATCCTGGGCCCGAATTACAACCGGATGGTGATTGATACGGTCCTGCCCGACCGGAATCTCTGGAATGGTTTTTTCAAGACGCTCTTCTCGGTCGGGCCGGCCGACCGGTCGCAAGGAGGGGTTCTGAAGAAGATCATTGTCCGGGGTGGACTGGTCTTGCTGATTCTTCCGGTGGCATTGCTCCTTCATCTGCTCCGGCGTTTCCGCGGTTATTCCCGGCGTTGCGGAAAATGCGGTGTCGTCTTTTGCCGAAAATGCCAGAGTCACCGGCGTCGTGAGGCGATCTGCTCACAATGTGCCTATATTTTTGGAAAAGGTGCGGGGGTGGATGTCAAGATGCGGACGCGAAAGATCATTGAAATTCTGAGTTACAAGGAACGGAAGGTGGAAAAGGGGAGGATCCTCGGAATCCTGATTCCCGGCGGCGGCCATATTTATTTCGGACGGCCGGTTACCGGTTTTGTCATACTCTTCCTGGTGGTCTGTCTTCTGGTTTCCGGATTTTTTCGGTCGATCCTGCCCCCGGGTGTCATGGTCTTTGAAGCAGTGCCCTGGAGCCGGCATCTCTGGTTGCTCCTGCCGGTGATGGTTGTCTATCTGTTGTCTTGTTTTCATCTCTATCGTTTACAGGATTGA